In Bacillota bacterium, the genomic window CGGAGAGATGACGGAAGAGGAAATAGAAGCCACCGGTGCCGGAGACCAGGGTATGATGTTTGGCTATGCTACTAATGAAACGCCGGAGCTAATGCCCGCTCCCATTTCAATGGCTCACAAGTTAACTCGTAAGCTGGCCTCGGCCCGTAAAACGAGGGAGTTGCCGTACCTGCGCCCGGACGGTAAATCACAGGTCACAGTGGAATATGAAGACGGTAAGCCCGTTAGGGTAGATACCGTTGTTGTTTCCACTCAGCACCATCCCAGGGTGACGCTGGAGCAAATACGTGAAGATGTAGTTCAAAAAGTAGTGCGCTCTGTAATTGACCCGGCCTTAATTGATGATAAGACTCGTTATTTTATTAACCCTACCGGCAGGTTCGTTATTGGCGGGCCGCAGGGTGACGCGGGCCTTACCGGGCGTAAGATTATTGTCGATACCTACGGTGGAATGGCACGCCACGGCGGTGGAGCATTTTCCGGTAAAGATCCCACTAAAGTGGACCGCTCAGCCTGTTATGCAGCCCGTCATGTAGCTAAAAACATTGTAGCTGCAGGACTGGCCGATAAGTGTGAAATACAGCTGGCCTATGCCATCGGTGTGGCCAGGCCGGTATCTGTAATGGTGGATACCTTTGGCACTAATAAAGTTGACGAAGAAAAAATTGCCCAGCTGGTCCGGGAACACTTTGACCTTCGTCCGGCAGGCATTATCAAGGCTCTTGAACTGAGACGCCCCATTTACCGTAATACAGCCGCTTACGGCCACTTCGGCCGCCGCGACATAGAGCTGCCGTGGGAGCGTACTGATAAAGCAGATATATTGAAAAAAGAAGCAGGACTGTAAGATAGACAGGTTAGGAAAAACTTCCTTTCAACAATTAGGGACAGGCTGCTAAGCAGCCTGTCCCTTTTCCCTTTTAGTATTCAGACTTAATAACTCAACGGAAGGTGCCAGGCACGTTTGTTGAGTTATTATCTCTGCACCCCTTATCTTGCCCCCACATATTGTGGAGGTAAAGAGGAAGGGGTGTTTTTCTTTGGTAACGCTTTTTTTAACCCTAACCATTGGCTGGTTTGTATATGCCTTTATCCGGTTTACCCGGGAACTGATACATGGTCTGGACAAAGCTTCCGCAGGTGTGGAATATGTACAAATAACTAATGTCAGAGCTTTGCCGAAAGAAGCAGTAAAAGATTCTTTCATATCCGAAGACTGAAAAAATGATTGATTTTTTAAACAATGTTTATTATTATGGGACTATAATGTAATTTTATTGTCAATAATAATTTAATTTTATTGGTTGTGCCGAAAATCAATAATTTATTTTTATGGCAGGTGAACTAGCATTAAACTTCATGAGGTTAAAGAAATATTGCATGCAGAAGTAATTTACGGGGAAGAAATGTTGGATATTGACGTCAGTTCCGGCTTTGGGTGTGACCTGATCAGTGATTCACTTTGTTTTTCCAGGCCGGACTGTTTATTAATTACCGGCCTTACCAATGTTCAGATTGTCCGCGTGGCAGATATGGTAGAGGCTAGGGCCATTATGTTTGTGCGGGGAAAAAGGCCGGGAGAGGATGTTATCCAATTGGCTAAGGAAAATAGAATTCCTCTTTTGGTTACTAAGCGGTTTCTTTTTGAAAGCTGCGGGATTTTGTACCAGCAAGGTTTGCACAGCTCTTAATTAGCGTTGGAGAGTGATTACTTGTGGAAATGACGTTTGATGTTAAAAGCATGGACTTTAAAAGGGCGGGAGAAGCGGCCGCTAAGATTAAAAAGGCTCTCCAACTGGTGGGAATGGAAATTGACACCGTTAGACGGGCCGTTATAGTGGCCTACGAGGCCGAAATGAATATTGTGATCCATGCCCGTCAGGGTACTTTGACGGCAAAAGTGCACCCTGACCGGTTAGAAATAGAAGCCAATGACGAAGGCCCCGGCATTCCTGATATAGACCTGGCCTTTCAGGAAGGGTACTCAACAGCACCGGAACATGTGCGTGAAATGGGTTTTGGTGCCGGAATGGGCCTGCCTAATATTAAAAGGTTTTCTGACGAGCTAGAGATAGAGTCCAAAATTGATGTCGGTACACAGCTCAAGACAATAATTTATAACCAGACAAGTGGTGAGTAATATGCAAAAATATTTTCACTCCGTGATGTTGGAGAAAGAAAACTGCAAAGGATGTACTAACTGTATTAAACACTGTCCCACAGAAGCTATCCGGGTACGCGAAGGACAAGCCCGGATTATTGAGCAGCTGTGTATTGACTGCGGAGAGTGTATTCGGCGCTGCCCGAACCATGCTAAGCTTGCCATCACGGATACTTTAGACCGCTTAAATGATTATAAATATACCATTGCCCTTCCGGCCCCTTCTTTCTATGCCCAATTTGGGCCGGGAGTAATGCCCCACCATGTTTTAGGGGTGCTGTTGGAACTAGGTTTTGATCACTTTTACGAGGTGGCTGTGGGTGCGGAGGCTGTCTCTGCATATTTACGCCGGTATCTTGATCAAAGCCAACGGCCCAGGCCTTTGATTTCGTCGGCCTGCCCGGCTGTGGTGAGGACCATGCAGGTGCGTTTCCCCGGTCTTTTAGAAAATATTGTGCCCATTGAAACTCCTATGGAAGTTTCGGCGCGCATAGCCAGGGAAGAGGCCATGGAAAAACACGGCTTAAAGGATGAAGAAATAGGTGTCTTTTTCATTACTCCCTGTCCGGCCAAGGTTACAGCAATCAAGCAGCCTTTTGGAGAGCGGTCGTATGTGGACGGTGCCATTTCTATGTCTTCTATTTATGGTGAAGTTCTTAACCGGCTTAACTCTACCGGCTCTAATTTGAAAAGCACATTATCCCCGGTCCAAGGTGTGGGGTGGGGGAAGACAGGCGGGGAAAATCATGCTATCAAGGACCATTCCCTGCTGGCAGTGGATGGTATCCACAACGTAATTAATGTGCTGGAGGAAATAGAGCGGGGAGGGCTTTATGATATAGATTATATAGAGGCTCAGGCCTGCACCGGAGGGTGCATAGGCGGCCCACTGGTACCTCAAAACCCCTTTGTTTCACGAGTTCGTATGGAAAGTTTATTGAAAGAGCTGGGTACACGCGGGGAGCAGGAATTGAACGTCCCTTCAGACGACCAATTCTACCGGCTGTCAGAGACTATCCTCCCGCGTCCCACTCTGAAACTGAGTGATGATGTTAACCAGGCCATTCAAATGCTGGAAGAGGTGGAAAGAATCTATGCAGACCTTCCCGGCCTGGACTGCGGTTCCTGCGGTTCACCTCACTGCCGGGCATTGGCAGAGGATATTGTCAGGGGCAGTGCTGAAACATCTTTTTGCGTTTTTAAACTCAGGGATAAACTACAGCAGCTGGCCAGGGAGATTGTAGACTTATCTCATATGCAGCCGCCGGCAATGGGGCGGGTGGCCAATGGCAGCAAGGAGGATGCTAAAAAAGATGAGTTTATGGAATAAGATTATGGAGTCTTTGGAGCTAAAATTGTTGACCAGTCCCGCAACCCTTAAGCGGCAGGTCAGGGGGGCTTATTGCGGTGATTTGTTGAGTGATGTGCTGGCTCATGTAGCACCGGGTGATCTATGGGTTACCATTCACCGGCACCGCAATGTAGTTGCGGTGTCCACTCTGACTAATGTTAGCGGGGTGGTGATTACCGGCGATCGCTATCCTGACCAGGAGACCCTTGAAGTTGCGGAAAGGGAAGCCATACCTTTATTGGTTACTAAACTGAATAACTTTCAGGCCAGTGGTAAACTGTATCGAATTTTTTCAGAGTATTCACAAGAAATGTAATGTTTAATTAAAAGGAGGAAGACATAATGTCAGAGGCCCTTACATGTGACGACCGGTTAACCCAGGAGTATCTGGATATTGTGGACAAGATAATAAAGCCTTATCGCGGGCAGCCCGGTAATTTAATACAAGTGCTGCATAAGGCTCAAAGCAGGGTGGGTTTCCTGCCCCGTGAAGTACAGGTAAAAGTAGCTGACGGGCTCGGCGTACCATTAACCAAGGTGTACGGCGTAGTTTCGTTTTATTCTTTTTTTAATACACTGCCCAAGGGTAAGCACAAAATTACTATTTGTGCGGGAACTGCCTGCTATGTGCGGGGAGCCAAGCAGTTGATCAATCAACTAAAAGAGGATATGGACCTTGAGCCCGGAGGCACCACTGAAGACGGAATGTTCTCACTTGATCTTGTGCGCTGTATTGGTGCCTGCGGTCTGGGTCCGGTAGTCACAGTGGACGATGAAGTGTATGGAAAAGTACATAGGGAGAAGCTGACCAAAATTATGGCCAAATATAAAGAGGAGTGACATTTATTTTGGAAGATCTGTCC contains:
- a CDS encoding methionine adenosyltransferase, which produces MAKRLFTSESVTEGHPDKIADQVSDSVLDAILAEDPAGRVACETFVTTGLVVVGGEITTTCYADIPKLVRETIREIGYTRAKYGFDCDTCAVITSIDEQSPDIAMGVDKAYEARSGEMTEEEIEATGAGDQGMMFGYATNETPELMPAPISMAHKLTRKLASARKTRELPYLRPDGKSQVTVEYEDGKPVRVDTVVVSTQHHPRVTLEQIREDVVQKVVRSVIDPALIDDKTRYFINPTGRFVIGGPQGDAGLTGRKIIVDTYGGMARHGGGAFSGKDPTKVDRSACYAARHVAKNIVAAGLADKCEIQLAYAIGVARPVSVMVDTFGTNKVDEEKIAQLVREHFDLRPAGIIKALELRRPIYRNTAAYGHFGRRDIELPWERTDKADILKKEAGL
- a CDS encoding anti-sigma regulatory factor codes for the protein MEMTFDVKSMDFKRAGEAAAKIKKALQLVGMEIDTVRRAVIVAYEAEMNIVIHARQGTLTAKVHPDRLEIEANDEGPGIPDIDLAFQEGYSTAPEHVREMGFGAGMGLPNIKRFSDELEIESKIDVGTQLKTIIYNQTSGE
- a CDS encoding transcriptional regulator; the encoded protein is MKLHEVKEILHAEVIYGEEMLDIDVSSGFGCDLISDSLCFSRPDCLLITGLTNVQIVRVADMVEARAIMFVRGKRPGEDVIQLAKENRIPLLVTKRFLFESCGILYQQGLHSS
- a CDS encoding 4Fe-4S dicluster domain-containing protein, which gives rise to MQKYFHSVMLEKENCKGCTNCIKHCPTEAIRVREGQARIIEQLCIDCGECIRRCPNHAKLAITDTLDRLNDYKYTIALPAPSFYAQFGPGVMPHHVLGVLLELGFDHFYEVAVGAEAVSAYLRRYLDQSQRPRPLISSACPAVVRTMQVRFPGLLENIVPIETPMEVSARIAREEAMEKHGLKDEEIGVFFITPCPAKVTAIKQPFGERSYVDGAISMSSIYGEVLNRLNSTGSNLKSTLSPVQGVGWGKTGGENHAIKDHSLLAVDGIHNVINVLEEIERGGLYDIDYIEAQACTGGCIGGPLVPQNPFVSRVRMESLLKELGTRGEQELNVPSDDQFYRLSETILPRPTLKLSDDVNQAIQMLEEVERIYADLPGLDCGSCGSPHCRALAEDIVRGSAETSFCVFKLRDKLQQLAREIVDLSHMQPPAMGRVANGSKEDAKKDEFME
- a CDS encoding NAD(P)H-dependent oxidoreductase subunit E: MSEALTCDDRLTQEYLDIVDKIIKPYRGQPGNLIQVLHKAQSRVGFLPREVQVKVADGLGVPLTKVYGVVSFYSFFNTLPKGKHKITICAGTACYVRGAKQLINQLKEDMDLEPGGTTEDGMFSLDLVRCIGACGLGPVVTVDDEVYGKVHREKLTKIMAKYKEE